The following are encoded together in the Chaetodon trifascialis isolate fChaTrf1 chromosome 3, fChaTrf1.hap1, whole genome shotgun sequence genome:
- the LOC139352035 gene encoding sodium-coupled neutral amino acid transporter 3-like isoform X2: MSEDKPADTVETAPAEVNAIPNGKGHEAGEEITASAKTPPAGDGENPHRTDNTEANLPESQEFLSGMDDKKTTRFTDFEGKTSFGMSVFNLGNAIMGSGILGLAYAMANTGIVLFLVLLTVVAVLSSYSIHLLLKSSGIVGIRAYEQLGYRAFGTPGKMAAGIAITLQNIGAMSSYLYIVKYEFPLVIQAFLKVDKPAGEWYLNGNYLVIIVSVAVILPLALMKQLGYLGYTSGFSLSCMVFFLISVIYKKFNVPCPFVDFAFNVTASGLNVSATDPGGEDNPACIPKLTNLNSQTAYTIPILAFAFVCHPEVLPIYTELRNPTKKKMQHVANISIAVMYSMYFLAALFGYLTFYGEVEAELLHTYSRIDPYDTLILCVRVAVLTAVTLTVPIVLFPVRRAIQQMMFPNKTFNWPRHIAIAFILLTFINLLVIFAPNILGIFGIIGATSAPCLIFIFPAVFYIRIVPKEEESMRSVPKILAACFAGLGILFMIMSLSFIIIDWTSGTSSASSGH, translated from the exons ATGAGTGAGGATAAACCGGCCGACACTGTGGAAACTGCCCCTGCTGAGGTGAACGCTATTCCTAATGGAAAAGGCCATGAGGCCGGGGAGGAGATCACAGCATCGGCCAAAACACCACCTGCAGGGGACGGCGAAAA TCCTCACAGAACTGACAATACAGAGGCCAACCTCCCAGAGAGCCAGGAGTTCCTATCAGGCATGGATGACAAGAAGACCACACGCTTCACAGAT TTTGAAGGGAAAACCTCGTTTGGGATGTCCGTCTTCAACCTGGGCAATGCAATCATGGGAAGTGGAATCCTAGGACTGGCGTACGCCATGGCCAACACAGGGATCGTCCTGTTTTT ggTGCTTCTAACAGTGGTGGCAGTCCTCTCATCATATTCCATACATTTGCTGCTGAAATCATCTGGTATTGTAG GTATTCGTGCGTATGAGCAGCTCGGATACAGGGCCTTCGGGACCCCGGGGAAGATGGCGGCAGGTATTGCCATCACGCTGCAGAACATTGGAG CCATGTCCAGTTATCTGTACATAGTCAAGTATGAGTTTCCTTTGGTCATCCAGGCCTTCCTGAAGGTGGATAAACCTGCAGG tgAATGGTACCTGAATGGGAACTACCTCGTCATAATTGTATCTGTTGCAGTAATATTACCACTGGCTCTCATGAAACAGCTGG gatACCTGGGATACACCAGTGGCTTCTCCCTGAGCTGCATggttttcttcctcatttcG GTCATCTACAAGAAGTTCAATGTCCCTTGTCCATTTGTGGACTTTGCATTCAATGTCACTGCCAGTGGGCTGAATGTCAGTGCCACCGATCCCGGCGGGGAGGATAATCCCGCCTGCATTCCCAAACTCACCAACCTCAACTCACAG ACGGCCTACACCATCCCCATCCTGGCATTCGCCTTTGTGTGCCACCCCGAGGTCCTGCCCATCTACACGGAGCTGCGCAA TCCCACCAAGAAAAAGATGCAGCATGTGGCCAACATCTCCATTGCAGTCATGTACAGCATGTACTTCCTGGCTGCCCTTTTTGGATACCTAACTTTCTATG GTGAAGTGGAAGCGGAGCTGCTTCACACCTACAGCCGTATTGACCCGTATGACACACTGattttgtgcgtgcgtgtggctGTGCTCACTGCTGTCACGCTCACTGTGCCCATTGTGCTCTTTCCC GTGCGGAGAGCGATCCAGCAGATGATGTTCCCCAACAAGACGTTCAACTGGCCCCGTCACATCGCCATTGCCTTCATTCTGCTCACTTTCATCAACCTCCTGGTCATCTTTGCCCCCAACATCCTGGGCATCTTTGGGATTATTG GCGCCACATCTGCCCCTtgtctcatcttcatcttccctGCTGTCTTCTACATTCGTATTGTACCCAAAGAAGAGGAGTCAATGCGCTCTGTCCCCAAAATCCTG GCTGCCTGTTTTGCTGGGCTAGGCATCCTGTTTATGATCATGAGcctcagcttcatcatcattgATTGGACATCGGGCACCAGCAGTGCCAGCAGTGGTCACTAG
- the LOC139352035 gene encoding sodium-coupled neutral amino acid transporter 3-like isoform X1: MSEDKPADTVETAPAEVNAIPNGKGHEAGEEITASAKTPPAGDGEKETVPNSAQNASPHRTDNTEANLPESQEFLSGMDDKKTTRFTDFEGKTSFGMSVFNLGNAIMGSGILGLAYAMANTGIVLFLVLLTVVAVLSSYSIHLLLKSSGIVGIRAYEQLGYRAFGTPGKMAAGIAITLQNIGAMSSYLYIVKYEFPLVIQAFLKVDKPAGEWYLNGNYLVIIVSVAVILPLALMKQLGYLGYTSGFSLSCMVFFLISVIYKKFNVPCPFVDFAFNVTASGLNVSATDPGGEDNPACIPKLTNLNSQTAYTIPILAFAFVCHPEVLPIYTELRNPTKKKMQHVANISIAVMYSMYFLAALFGYLTFYGEVEAELLHTYSRIDPYDTLILCVRVAVLTAVTLTVPIVLFPVRRAIQQMMFPNKTFNWPRHIAIAFILLTFINLLVIFAPNILGIFGIIGATSAPCLIFIFPAVFYIRIVPKEEESMRSVPKILAACFAGLGILFMIMSLSFIIIDWTSGTSSASSGH; encoded by the exons ATGAGTGAGGATAAACCGGCCGACACTGTGGAAACTGCCCCTGCTGAGGTGAACGCTATTCCTAATGGAAAAGGCCATGAGGCCGGGGAGGAGATCACAGCATCGGCCAAAACACCACCTGCAGGGGACGGCGAAAA GGAAACTGTACCAAATAGTGCCCAGAATGCTAG TCCTCACAGAACTGACAATACAGAGGCCAACCTCCCAGAGAGCCAGGAGTTCCTATCAGGCATGGATGACAAGAAGACCACACGCTTCACAGAT TTTGAAGGGAAAACCTCGTTTGGGATGTCCGTCTTCAACCTGGGCAATGCAATCATGGGAAGTGGAATCCTAGGACTGGCGTACGCCATGGCCAACACAGGGATCGTCCTGTTTTT ggTGCTTCTAACAGTGGTGGCAGTCCTCTCATCATATTCCATACATTTGCTGCTGAAATCATCTGGTATTGTAG GTATTCGTGCGTATGAGCAGCTCGGATACAGGGCCTTCGGGACCCCGGGGAAGATGGCGGCAGGTATTGCCATCACGCTGCAGAACATTGGAG CCATGTCCAGTTATCTGTACATAGTCAAGTATGAGTTTCCTTTGGTCATCCAGGCCTTCCTGAAGGTGGATAAACCTGCAGG tgAATGGTACCTGAATGGGAACTACCTCGTCATAATTGTATCTGTTGCAGTAATATTACCACTGGCTCTCATGAAACAGCTGG gatACCTGGGATACACCAGTGGCTTCTCCCTGAGCTGCATggttttcttcctcatttcG GTCATCTACAAGAAGTTCAATGTCCCTTGTCCATTTGTGGACTTTGCATTCAATGTCACTGCCAGTGGGCTGAATGTCAGTGCCACCGATCCCGGCGGGGAGGATAATCCCGCCTGCATTCCCAAACTCACCAACCTCAACTCACAG ACGGCCTACACCATCCCCATCCTGGCATTCGCCTTTGTGTGCCACCCCGAGGTCCTGCCCATCTACACGGAGCTGCGCAA TCCCACCAAGAAAAAGATGCAGCATGTGGCCAACATCTCCATTGCAGTCATGTACAGCATGTACTTCCTGGCTGCCCTTTTTGGATACCTAACTTTCTATG GTGAAGTGGAAGCGGAGCTGCTTCACACCTACAGCCGTATTGACCCGTATGACACACTGattttgtgcgtgcgtgtggctGTGCTCACTGCTGTCACGCTCACTGTGCCCATTGTGCTCTTTCCC GTGCGGAGAGCGATCCAGCAGATGATGTTCCCCAACAAGACGTTCAACTGGCCCCGTCACATCGCCATTGCCTTCATTCTGCTCACTTTCATCAACCTCCTGGTCATCTTTGCCCCCAACATCCTGGGCATCTTTGGGATTATTG GCGCCACATCTGCCCCTtgtctcatcttcatcttccctGCTGTCTTCTACATTCGTATTGTACCCAAAGAAGAGGAGTCAATGCGCTCTGTCCCCAAAATCCTG GCTGCCTGTTTTGCTGGGCTAGGCATCCTGTTTATGATCATGAGcctcagcttcatcatcattgATTGGACATCGGGCACCAGCAGTGCCAGCAGTGGTCACTAG